A region of Pasteurellaceae bacterium Orientalotternb1 DNA encodes the following proteins:
- a CDS encoding transcriptional regulator (Global transcription factor that controls the expression of over 100 target genes in response to anoxia) — translation MKIVSDSKTNGRTACTIHCQNCSISQLCLPFTLNEHELTQLDNIIERKKPVQKSQVIFQSGDDLKAIYAIRSGTIKSYTISENGEEQITAFHLPGDLVGFDAIMDMKHVGFAQALETSMICEIPFEILDDLAGKMPRIRHQIMRLMSHEIKTDQEMILLLSKMNAEEKLAAFLYNLSQRYSARGFSAREFRLTMTRGDIGNYLGLTIETISRLLGRFQKSGMITVQGKYITINRMDELSEMAGVTKSQIPVTVTA, via the coding sequence ATGAAAATTGTATCTGATTCAAAAACAAATGGAAGAACGGCTTGCACTATTCACTGCCAAAACTGCAGTATTAGTCAGCTTTGTTTACCTTTTACACTCAATGAACACGAACTCACTCAGCTAGACAACATCATTGAGCGTAAAAAACCAGTGCAAAAGTCTCAAGTGATTTTCCAATCAGGTGACGATCTAAAAGCAATTTATGCCATTCGTTCAGGCACAATCAAAAGCTATACCATCAGTGAAAATGGTGAAGAACAGATCACCGCATTCCATTTACCTGGTGATCTCGTCGGCTTTGACGCCATTATGGATATGAAACACGTTGGATTTGCTCAAGCATTGGAAACTTCAATGATCTGTGAAATTCCCTTTGAGATCCTTGACGATCTCGCAGGAAAAATGCCACGTATTCGTCATCAAATTATGCGATTAATGAGCCACGAAATCAAAACTGATCAAGAGATGATTTTGTTGCTTTCGAAAATGAACGCAGAAGAAAAATTGGCAGCATTCTTATACAACCTTTCTCAACGCTACTCCGCTCGCGGCTTCTCCGCCCGTGAATTCCGTTTAACAATGACTCGTGGCGACATTGGTAACTATCTTGGCTTAACCATTGAAACGATCAGCCGTTTACTCGGTCGCTTCCAAAAAAGCGGTATGATTACGGTGCAAGGAAAGTACATTACCATTAATCGAATGGATGAACTTAGTGAAATGGCTGGGGTAACAAAATCACAAATTCCAGTAACCGTTACGGCTTAA
- a CDS encoding thymidine kinase codes for MAKLYFYYSSMNAGKSTTLLQSSYNYQERGMNTLVYTAAIDGRYGVGKVASRIGIMQEANLFDANTDIFKEVKAHIEKQTLHCILVDEAQFLTKAQVYQLTEVVDKLSIPVLCYGLRTDFQAELFEGSQYLLAWSDQLEELKTICYCGRKAHFVIRMNEQGEAVADGEQIQIGGNDTYLSVCRRHYKEKLQK; via the coding sequence ATGGCAAAACTCTATTTTTACTACTCTTCTATGAACGCAGGGAAATCGACCACGCTGCTGCAATCTTCCTACAACTATCAAGAACGGGGAATGAATACGCTGGTTTACACCGCTGCGATTGACGGACGTTATGGCGTAGGCAAAGTTGCTTCCCGCATTGGTATTATGCAAGAAGCCAATCTTTTTGATGCAAATACCGATATTTTCAAAGAAGTTAAAGCCCATATTGAAAAACAAACGCTCCATTGCATTTTGGTTGATGAAGCACAGTTTTTGACCAAGGCTCAAGTTTATCAGCTGACGGAAGTGGTCGATAAGCTCTCGATTCCAGTTTTATGCTACGGCTTACGCACCGATTTCCAAGCAGAGCTCTTTGAAGGCAGTCAATATTTGTTGGCATGGTCTGATCAACTTGAGGAGTTGAAAACTATTTGCTACTGCGGACGTAAAGCCCATTTTGTTATTCGTATGAATGAACAAGGGGAAGCCGTTGCTGATGGTGAACAAATCCAAATTGGAGGCAACGACACCTACCTCTCCGTTTGCCGCCGCCACTACAAAGAAAAATTGCAAAAATAA
- a CDS encoding cell division protein ZapB: MSIEVLDQLENKIKQAVETIQLLQLEVEELKGKNDEANRANETLRQEHEQLKAEHQGFQDRLRSLLGQIDNV; the protein is encoded by the coding sequence ATGTCAATCGAAGTGCTTGATCAACTCGAAAACAAAATTAAACAAGCCGTTGAAACGATTCAATTACTTCAATTAGAAGTGGAAGAATTAAAAGGCAAAAACGACGAAGCGAACCGTGCAAATGAAACATTGCGTCAAGAGCACGAACAATTAAAAGCAGAACACCAAGGTTTCCAAGACCGTTTGCGTTCACTTTTAGGTCAAATCGACAACGTTTAA
- a CDS encoding elongation factor P, which translates to MASYSTNDFKPGLKFIQDGEPCVIVENEFVKPGKGQAFTRTKIRKLISGKVLEINFKSGTSVEAADVVDYNYTYSYKDEDFWYFMHPETFEQISVDAKALGDNDKWLVDQAECIITLWNGSAIGVTPPNFVELEVVETDPGLKGDTAGTGGKPATLSTGAVVRVPLFVQIGEVIRVDTRSGEYVSRVK; encoded by the coding sequence ATGGCTAGTTACAGCACTAACGACTTCAAACCAGGTTTAAAATTTATCCAAGATGGCGAACCTTGTGTGATTGTTGAAAACGAATTCGTAAAACCGGGTAAAGGTCAAGCATTTACCCGTACTAAAATCCGTAAATTGATCTCTGGCAAAGTGTTAGAAATCAACTTCAAATCAGGTACTTCTGTAGAAGCGGCGGACGTTGTAGATTACAACTACACCTATTCATACAAAGACGAAGATTTCTGGTACTTTATGCACCCAGAAACTTTCGAGCAAATCTCTGTTGATGCGAAAGCATTGGGCGACAACGACAAATGGTTAGTTGATCAAGCAGAATGTATCATCACGTTATGGAACGGCTCTGCAATCGGCGTCACCCCACCAAACTTCGTTGAGTTAGAAGTAGTTGAAACCGATCCAGGTTTGAAAGGTGACACCGCAGGTACAGGCGGTAAACCAGCAACTTTAAGCACAGGTGCGGTTGTTCGTGTTCCGTTATTCGTTCAAATCGGTGAAGTGATCCGTGTGGATACCCGTTCTGGCGAATACGTTTCTCGTGTGAAATAA
- a CDS encoding EF-P beta-lysylation protein EpmB, with product MQRIDIQSNYKPQWLQDLANAFNDPAELLRFLGFDPADFAEDLPARKLFAVRVPRSFAEKMQKNDRNDPLFLQAMALQDEFLQADGFVKDPLEEQHSPAPNILHKYHNRLLFMLKNSCAINCRYCFRRHFPYDEVKSGKAVWQQGLTYIAEHHELEEVILSGGDPLMAKDHEMDWILSELEQIPHIKTLRIHSRLPVVIPNRITPEFADRLQRSRLNVVLVTHINHANEIDDIFAEKMTMLKQAGVVLLNQSVLLKGINDNAQTLKALSDKLFGYGILPYYVHLLDKVEGASHFYVSDEQAFVIYKELQRITSGYLVPKLAREIAFEPHKILMNAS from the coding sequence ATGCAACGCATTGACATTCAGTCAAACTACAAACCGCAATGGTTGCAGGACTTGGCGAACGCCTTTAACGACCCAGCTGAACTGTTGCGGTTTTTAGGTTTTGACCCCGCTGATTTTGCTGAAGATTTGCCTGCTCGCAAGCTGTTTGCGGTTCGGGTGCCACGTTCCTTTGCGGAAAAAATGCAAAAAAATGACCGAAACGACCCACTTTTCTTGCAAGCGATGGCATTGCAAGACGAGTTTTTGCAAGCGGATGGTTTCGTGAAAGATCCCCTTGAGGAACAGCACTCTCCCGCCCCAAATATTCTGCATAAATACCATAATCGTTTGCTATTTATGCTAAAAAATAGCTGTGCCATTAACTGCCGTTACTGCTTCCGCCGCCATTTTCCTTATGATGAAGTCAAAAGTGGCAAAGCGGTTTGGCAGCAAGGTCTGACGTATATTGCTGAACATCACGAGTTGGAAGAGGTGATTTTGTCGGGCGGGGATCCGTTAATGGCGAAAGATCACGAAATGGATTGGATTTTGAGCGAGTTAGAGCAAATTCCCCATATCAAAACCCTGCGGATTCACAGTCGCTTACCTGTGGTGATCCCAAATCGCATTACCCCTGAATTTGCAGACCGCTTGCAACGTTCTCGGCTGAATGTGGTGTTGGTAACACATATCAATCACGCCAACGAAATTGACGATATTTTTGCTGAAAAAATGACAATGCTTAAACAGGCTGGCGTGGTGTTGTTGAATCAATCGGTGCTACTCAAAGGCATAAATGACAACGCCCAAACGCTCAAAGCCTTGAGCGATAAGCTATTTGGCTATGGCATTCTGCCGTATTACGTGCATTTGCTCGACAAAGTAGAAGGGGCAAGCCACTTCTATGTGAGCGACGAACAGGCATTTGTGATTTACAAAGAATTGCAGCGGATCACCTCTGGTTATCTTGTGCCAAAACTTGCCCGAGAAATCGCTTTTGAGCCGCATAAAATCTTGATGAATGCGAGCTAA
- a CDS encoding alcohol dehydrogenase, with protein MSNRIQTYAAMNAGESLVRYDYLADELCADDVEIKVHYCGICHSDLSMINNDWGISQYPLVAGHEIIGEIIALGTAVKGLQIGQMVGVGWTGQSCQHCDHCIDGKSQHCAEALPTVLKMGGFADKIRTQWQWVIPLPSHLDFAKASPLLCGGITVFQPLLQHNINATHKVGVIGIGGLGHLALQFLKQWGCEVVAFSSNRAKYDEIYAFGADRILDSTDEQALKAERQSLDLIISTVNVSLNWNAYMSLLKPEGKLHIVGAVLEPLKIHSFSLIDGNKTVAGSPTGSPAQLRKMIDFSARKQILPMVEIFPMSQINQAIQHLKNGKARYRIVLKNDF; from the coding sequence ATGTCGAATAGAATCCAAACCTATGCCGCAATGAATGCAGGCGAATCGCTTGTTCGTTATGACTATCTGGCTGACGAATTGTGTGCTGATGATGTAGAAATCAAAGTGCACTACTGTGGCATTTGCCATTCGGATCTGTCGATGATTAACAACGATTGGGGCATTAGCCAATATCCACTGGTGGCAGGACACGAAATTATTGGCGAGATCATCGCATTAGGAACAGCGGTTAAAGGCTTGCAAATCGGGCAAATGGTCGGCGTGGGTTGGACTGGGCAGTCTTGCCAACATTGCGATCATTGCATTGACGGCAAAAGCCAGCACTGTGCGGAAGCCTTGCCCACGGTGTTAAAAATGGGGGGCTTCGCCGATAAAATTCGCACCCAATGGCAATGGGTGATCCCGCTTCCGAGTCATTTAGATTTTGCCAAAGCTAGTCCGCTGTTATGCGGTGGTATTACCGTTTTCCAACCCCTTTTGCAGCACAATATCAACGCCACGCATAAAGTCGGGGTGATTGGCATCGGTGGCTTAGGGCATCTGGCATTGCAATTTTTAAAACAGTGGGGCTGCGAAGTGGTGGCATTCAGTTCAAATCGTGCTAAATATGATGAAATTTATGCCTTCGGGGCAGATCGTATTTTAGATTCCACCGATGAACAAGCTCTAAAAGCGGAACGGCAAAGTTTGGATTTGATTATCTCAACGGTGAACGTGTCGCTCAATTGGAATGCCTATATGAGTTTGCTCAAACCCGAAGGTAAATTGCATATCGTGGGTGCGGTGCTTGAACCACTGAAGATTCATTCTTTTTCTTTGATTGACGGCAATAAAACCGTAGCGGGCTCACCCACAGGCTCACCCGCACAACTCCGCAAAATGATCGACTTTTCCGCCCGTAAACAAATTTTGCCGATGGTTGAAATTTTCCCAATGTCGCAAATCAACCAAGCCATTCAGCATTTAAAAAACGGCAAAGCCCGCTATCGCATTGTCTTGAAGAACGATTTTTAG
- a CDS encoding excinuclease ABC subunit B yields the protein MSKQGKSFILHSPFKPAGDQPTAIAKLVEGLNDGLAHQTLLGVTGSGKTFTIANVIATLNRPAMLLAPNKTLAAQLYAEMKAFFPENAVEYFVSYYDYYQPEAYVPASDTFIEKDASINEQIEQMRLSATKSFLERRDTIVVASVSAIYGLGDVDAYMQMMLHLQVGAIIDQRTILSRLAELQYTRNDQAFQRSTFRVRGEVIDIFPAESDEVALRVELFDDEIENLSLFDPLTGHSLGKVPRYTIYPKTHYVTPRERILAAIEQIKVELAERRTYFIQENKLLEEQRLAQRTQFDIEMMNELGYCSGIENYSRYLSGRKAGDPPPTLFDYMPSDGLLIIDESHVTVPQIGGMYRGDRARKETLVQYGFRLPSALDNRPLRFEEFEQLSPQTIYVSATPGPYELEKNPDVIDQVVRPTGLLDPIIEVRPVATQVDDLLSEIHKRVEVNERVLVTTLTKKMAEDLTDYLDEHSVRVRYLHSDIDTVERVEIIHDLRMGMFDVLVGINLLREGLDMPEVSLVAILDADKEGFLRSERSLIQTIGRAARNLNGKAILYGDRITNSMQKAIQETERRREKQMEHNRQHGIVPQALNKKVGELLDIGQSDKPKRSKQAVRSSDNFANEYKPKSRKELEKELKVLEQQMKDLAQNLEFEKAAAVRDKLQTLKTVLLEI from the coding sequence ATGAGCAAGCAAGGCAAATCTTTTATTCTTCATTCCCCATTCAAACCCGCTGGCGATCAGCCCACGGCCATTGCCAAATTGGTCGAAGGGCTAAACGACGGCTTGGCACATCAAACGTTGCTTGGGGTAACAGGTTCGGGCAAGACATTTACCATTGCCAATGTCATCGCCACACTCAACCGACCTGCGATGTTGCTTGCCCCGAATAAAACCCTTGCCGCCCAGCTCTATGCCGAAATGAAAGCCTTTTTCCCTGAAAATGCGGTGGAATATTTCGTTTCCTATTACGACTACTATCAGCCCGAAGCCTATGTGCCTGCCAGCGATACCTTTATCGAAAAAGATGCGTCCATCAACGAGCAGATCGAGCAGATGCGACTTTCGGCGACCAAATCTTTCCTTGAGCGGCGGGATACGATTGTGGTAGCGTCCGTCTCTGCCATTTACGGATTGGGTGATGTCGATGCCTATATGCAGATGATGTTACATTTACAAGTGGGGGCGATTATCGACCAACGTACTATTCTTTCTCGCCTTGCTGAACTGCAATACACCCGCAACGACCAAGCCTTTCAGCGTTCGACTTTTCGTGTGCGAGGGGAAGTGATTGACATTTTTCCTGCGGAAAGTGATGAAGTGGCATTGCGTGTTGAACTGTTTGACGATGAAATCGAAAACTTGTCCCTGTTTGATCCGCTGACAGGGCACAGTCTCGGCAAAGTGCCACGCTACACCATTTACCCGAAAACCCACTATGTTACGCCACGAGAGCGAATTTTAGCCGCAATTGAGCAGATCAAAGTCGAGCTTGCCGAACGCCGAACTTACTTCATTCAAGAAAATAAATTGCTGGAAGAGCAACGCCTTGCCCAACGCACCCAGTTCGACATTGAAATGATGAACGAGTTGGGTTACTGCTCGGGGATCGAAAACTATTCCCGCTATCTCTCTGGCAGAAAGGCGGGCGATCCGCCGCCAACTTTGTTCGATTATATGCCATCCGATGGCTTGCTGATTATTGATGAAAGCCACGTGACCGTACCACAAATTGGTGGAATGTACCGTGGCGATCGTGCGAGAAAAGAGACGCTGGTGCAATATGGTTTCCGTTTGCCTTCCGCCTTGGATAACCGACCGCTACGTTTTGAAGAGTTTGAACAACTTTCACCGCAAACGATCTATGTTTCCGCTACCCCAGGCCCTTACGAATTAGAGAAAAATCCTGATGTGATCGACCAAGTGGTGCGACCAACTGGCTTACTCGACCCGATTATCGAAGTTCGTCCCGTGGCAACGCAAGTCGATGATTTACTATCGGAAATTCACAAACGGGTGGAGGTGAACGAACGGGTGTTAGTCACTACGCTGACCAAAAAAATGGCGGAAGATTTAACGGATTATTTGGACGAACACAGCGTGCGGGTGCGGTATCTGCACAGCGATATTGACACAGTCGAGCGGGTGGAAATTATCCACGATTTGCGAATGGGAATGTTTGACGTGCTAGTTGGGATAAATTTGTTGCGTGAAGGGTTGGATATGCCTGAAGTGTCGTTAGTGGCGATTTTAGATGCGGACAAAGAAGGCTTCCTCCGTTCCGAACGCTCGCTGATCCAAACCATCGGACGTGCTGCCCGAAATCTCAACGGTAAAGCGATTCTCTATGGCGACCGTATCACCAACTCAATGCAAAAAGCCATTCAAGAGACCGAACGCCGCCGCGAAAAACAGATGGAACACAATCGCCAACACGGCATTGTTCCACAAGCACTGAACAAAAAAGTCGGCGAATTGCTCGATATTGGGCAATCCGACAAACCAAAACGCAGCAAACAAGCGGTCAGATCCAGCGATAATTTTGCAAATGAGTACAAACCAAAATCCCGCAAAGAACTCGAAAAAGAACTGAAAGTGTTAGAACAGCAAATGAAAGATCTCGCCCAAAATTTAGAGTTTGAAAAAGCGGCAGCGGTGCGGGATAAGCTACAAACCTTGAAAACGGTGCTGTTGGAGATATAA
- a CDS encoding carbonate dehydratase, with the protein MKISRIFTLTVSSMMLAACSQITEPITKEKHSHWGYTGHESPEHWAELSPKFAICSEGKNQSPVDIVNTVDGKLAPINIHYRPSNVEIVNNGHTIQVDFKDENNQILLNGYTYTLKQFHFHVPSENKIRGKSFPLEAHFVHTDQNGNLAVLGILYVLSNENQHLAPIWNNFPQKAGEKYKLTVPFDPTNLIPKNRDYYRFSGSLTTPPCSEGVKWLVLKQYDNISQAQVDAFSTLMKGHNSRPVQPINARVIVE; encoded by the coding sequence ATGAAAATTTCAAGAATTTTCACTCTCACTGTTAGTTCAATGATGCTCGCTGCTTGTAGCCAAATTACAGAACCGATAACGAAAGAGAAACATAGCCATTGGGGGTATACTGGACATGAATCTCCAGAACATTGGGCAGAACTTTCACCTAAATTTGCTATATGTAGTGAAGGTAAAAACCAATCACCTGTCGATATTGTCAATACCGTTGATGGTAAATTAGCACCAATCAATATTCACTACCGCCCTTCTAATGTTGAAATTGTAAATAATGGACATACCATTCAAGTTGATTTCAAAGACGAAAATAACCAAATACTGTTGAATGGTTATACTTATACCCTTAAACAATTCCACTTCCATGTACCAAGCGAAAATAAAATTAGAGGAAAATCTTTTCCACTAGAAGCTCATTTTGTGCATACAGATCAAAATGGCAATCTTGCAGTACTTGGCATCCTGTATGTTTTATCTAACGAAAACCAACACTTAGCTCCTATTTGGAATAATTTCCCACAAAAAGCAGGTGAAAAATATAAACTGACAGTCCCGTTCGATCCAACAAATCTAATTCCTAAAAATCGTGATTATTATCGTTTCAGCGGCTCATTGACAACGCCGCCTTGCTCTGAAGGAGTTAAATGGTTAGTACTAAAACAGTATGACAACATAAGCCAAGCACAAGTGGATGCTTTCTCCACACTTATGAAAGGACATAATAGCCGCCCAGTTCAACCAATTAATGCACGTGTCATTGTTGAATAA
- a CDS encoding alpha-amylase codes for MEYLIEFFSSYGYWAVFFVLLICGFGVPIPEDITLVSGGVISGLGYTNVHWMLVVSMVGVLVGDSTMYWLGRIYGEKILSFPLIRKVATPERFQTVQERFEKQGWKLLFVARFLPGLRAVVYLVSGITRRVTYTRFVLVDFFAAIISVPIWVYLGDFGAKNLDWLKEQIHKGQLAIWIILLVGGLFIFWKWKKNRKAKQVI; via the coding sequence ATGGAATATTTAATTGAATTTTTTAGTAGCTACGGTTACTGGGCAGTTTTTTTTGTGCTACTTATTTGTGGTTTTGGCGTACCCATTCCAGAAGATATTACCCTTGTTTCAGGCGGGGTCATTTCAGGGTTAGGCTACACTAATGTACATTGGATGTTGGTCGTTAGTATGGTTGGCGTACTCGTTGGTGATAGTACTATGTACTGGCTTGGTCGCATTTATGGCGAAAAAATTCTCAGCTTTCCCCTTATTCGAAAGGTCGCTACCCCTGAACGCTTCCAAACCGTGCAAGAACGTTTTGAAAAACAGGGCTGGAAATTACTTTTCGTTGCCCGTTTCTTACCTGGACTTCGTGCAGTGGTTTATTTGGTATCAGGCATTACGCGTCGAGTTACTTACACCCGCTTCGTACTAGTTGATTTCTTTGCTGCGATTATTTCCGTGCCGATTTGGGTTTATTTAGGCGATTTTGGTGCTAAAAATTTAGATTGGTTAAAAGAACAAATTCACAAAGGACAATTAGCCATTTGGATTATTTTATTAGTTGGCGGCCTATTTATTTTCTGGAAATGGAAGAAAAACCGCAAAGCTAAACAAGTGATATAA
- a CDS encoding transcriptional repressor PurR produces MATIKDVAKLAGVSTTTVSHVINKTRFVAEDTAKAVWNAVSELNYSPSAVARSLKVNTTKSIGMIITTSEAPYFAEIVLAVEEYCYQNGYSLFLCNTQNNPEKIQNHLDMLVKKRVDGILVMCSEYAENSFELFNATNVPMVVTDWGPNDNKSDRILDHGVEGGYLATRHLIDNGHRDIAIITGDLFKTISKARFDGYVKAMTEAGLLIRDEWILENDFEPEAGFESMNQILKQDKLPTAVVCSCDTVALGAISAITEKGLSVPQDISVIGYDNIHNSRFYAPPLTTIHQSKARVGRMALDILFERINRGEQQHTPTTLEFYPELVIRQSVRNLTQA; encoded by the coding sequence ATGGCTACGATTAAAGATGTTGCCAAACTAGCGGGTGTTTCAACAACTACGGTTTCCCACGTGATCAACAAAACCCGCTTTGTTGCAGAAGACACCGCAAAAGCAGTATGGAATGCGGTCTCCGAGTTAAACTATTCACCAAGTGCAGTCGCACGAAGTTTGAAAGTAAATACCACCAAATCAATTGGTATGATCATCACCACTAGCGAAGCACCCTATTTTGCGGAAATTGTGTTAGCGGTGGAAGAATATTGCTACCAAAATGGTTATTCATTGTTTTTATGTAATACCCAAAATAATCCCGAGAAAATTCAAAACCATCTAGATATGTTGGTAAAAAAACGGGTGGATGGCATTTTGGTAATGTGTTCTGAATATGCGGAAAACTCTTTTGAGTTGTTTAATGCAACCAATGTACCAATGGTAGTAACGGATTGGGGCCCGAACGATAATAAAAGCGACCGTATTCTTGACCACGGGGTCGAAGGTGGTTATCTCGCCACTCGCCATTTAATCGACAATGGACATCGGGATATTGCGATTATTACTGGTGATCTATTCAAAACCATTTCCAAAGCCCGTTTTGATGGCTATGTGAAAGCAATGACAGAAGCAGGATTGCTGATTCGAGACGAATGGATTCTAGAAAACGATTTCGAGCCAGAAGCAGGCTTTGAGAGTATGAATCAAATTCTCAAGCAAGATAAATTGCCAACGGCAGTAGTCTGCTCTTGCGATACGGTGGCACTTGGAGCGATTTCGGCAATCACCGAAAAAGGCTTGTCAGTGCCGCAAGATATTTCGGTGATCGGCTACGATAATATCCACAACTCTCGTTTCTACGCACCGCCTTTAACAACAATTCACCAGTCAAAAGCACGCGTTGGACGAATGGCGTTGGATATTTTATTTGAACGAATTAATCGCGGTGAACAACAACACACTCCAACAACATTGGAATTCTATCCTGAGCTAGTTATTAGACAGTCTGTACGAAATCTAACACAGGCATAA